The genomic segment TGAAAACTTCTATTTATGTGACCCTGGTGGCTGATGGGAGTGATTGGGGCACCTAGACTATTTTTCTTAAAGGCTAATTGCTTTAGAATAACAGAGTAAGCTGATTGACACACAGGCTCTGGTTGGTTGTTTGGGAAGATTCTATCATTACTTGCTGTCTCATAGACAAAGTagatagaaaagtaaataaatggctctatattcattcatttatccccCAAATATTGTAACTGAAGACTGTTGTGACAATTTGCCTACCCAATTCTGCCTGCTTGTCTTGGGCCCCAGACGAGCcaaatgaaaaaggaagggagCTTCTGGGCTGGGGATGTGAGCAGAGGAACTTCACCTCTGCCAGTGCAGAGACGATGATGAGGAAAGAGCCGAGGGAAAAATCGGTATGAAGCCAATCAGGTTGGCTTCCCTGTATTTTGTCAGGTCCTCTTGTCCCATTTTACTCCAGTGGCGGCTGGGGCAGTGGGAGTGGGAGCCACAACCTCTGGGTTCTTTGTCCCGGTACAACCACAGACTAGCTGGGAGACTTTGCACAAACTGAttttctctaagcctcaatttcctcactgGGAAGATGAAAGTGTTGGACCAGGTAGTGTCAGTTTCTGGATCCTTCTGAACTCATTGCTTTGCTCTTAACCTTTCCTGACCCTGCTAGGGAAGGCTAGCATCCTCACACCCACATACTGCTGGCTGAAAGCTCGTAGAAATCAGTAGCTGTGTGCCTGTGTTCCCCATAGACTTGGCACATGCAGATCATCTAAGTCAGGGGCTCTTTAAGATGAGATCTGGGACACGCAACATTGGCGGCACCTGGGAACCTGTTAGAAATGGCTGCTCTGGGGACCCCCACCGGCTAGACCCCCAGAGATTGTGAGAGCGGGGTCTGGCAACCTGTGTTTTAATCAGCCCTTCAGGTGATTCTGACACATGCTCATGTTTGAATGAAGCATAATATATACAGAGTGTAAAATGCACTCaactgttgtttttgttatgttttgCTGGTCCTGGCAGAGCCTAATAGTTTGgtatttttatctttgaaaacaTGCCCAAGGGCCCTAGTGATGAGATCTAAAATGAGCTGAGTCAACTCTGTACATCAAAACGTTGTCACATTTAAAcatttcaagtgtttttttttgaCAATTACAGAGTCGTTTAAAATATAGCTCCATGCCTGCACAAAGAGaactctgggaaatgtagtttatttatttattaccgGATTGCTTTGTAAAAGGAGCTGGGGGAAGTTTGGAAACTGCCTCCCTGGAGAGGTATGAAGTTTTCCAGGGCACCCCAGACTTGGTGAAAGAGGCCGTTTCTGCCGTTGCTGGCAGCAGCCCTCGGGTAAAAGCCCACTGCATTTTATCTTTGCGTGTTTGTTTGTTCTGCTTGTTAAACACTGGCTTTCATACCATCTTGTTCTGTAATTCAAAACTGACTTTATAATTAGGTCTGAAAAGGAATGGTTCCCAGGCAATTCCTTTATGAAACTGGTGAAGACAGTTGCGTTCACTCTGGCTGGTTTTGGTGTAATTTGTCTGAGGGGGCTGCAGGGCCGCTCTGTTTGAAGTTATATTGGGCTGGCCTCTCTGTGTATTTGCAgcgggtgtggggaggggagggtgagggcTGAGTCCTGCTCTTGGGAACCTTCTGTGGACGAGCAGAAGATGTCGGcagacttttctctttcatctttggACAGTAAACTCTGAATTGGTTCATGCGTTTAAGCCCACCTGGCTCAAGTTTAGTTGTTTGGCCCCGAGGAAAAGGTTTAACCAGCTAAATTACAGGGGCCATAGGGGACTGCTTGGAGAGCAGGCTGAAAACGATTATTGGTGTGCTAATtcaaagtttttctttctgagttccATCTCGCGGAGACCTGAGACTTTCTAGTTAATTTGCATACTTGAAAGCTGGAGTTCCAACCTGACTTCTCTATAGAGATGATTATAACTACATTTGTGAAACCTCTTTGCTTCAGCATCTGGGTGCGGGACCATCAGGGGGCCTAAGGAGAGGAAAGCAGGTCCAACCTGGCAGGAACTTGGATCCCCACCACTGGCTTCCACTAGAGCGATACACtttatttgttttggttgtttACACTTCCAGTTAAGATTTCTTTTGGAGAAAATGTTTCACGACTTTACAAAGTTTGAAGACTACTGGTTTAGACTAGAAGTATCCAGCCCAACCCTTGCCCTCTAAATCAAGTCAGCCCACCTGTTAGCCTGAAGAGCAAGTCTCAAACTCTGGAGGCACTGGGGACCACCCTTTGCCATCCCCCATGCCCTCTACTCGCCCTTGCCCACCAGCCCAGAATTCAAACCCACCTCTGCTTCCAAATTCAGCCAttgctctgcccctcccccagcacatGGAGTCTCAATTCTCTTGCCCTGTTAGAGGCTACCTTACCCCACGCCCTCTCGTCTCCTACTATCTGGCATCTAGCCGAGGAGGGCTCTTGAGCCACAACATTTAACTTCTTGGCTTTGTGGTTTGTCCAGACCTACATAATATGGTGTTCTTCTTGGTGCCTTTGTCCAGAATGGAGCTACCCCAGCTCACTGTTCCTTGCCTGAATTCATCTCTAGGactacatttttattcttttaccacactgtgcagcttgtggaacctaagttccctgactagggatggaacccaagcccttagtgaaagtgccaagttctacccactggaccaccagagaactccctgTGACTACATACTGGGAGAATGTACCTTGAGAATGTACCTTCTACCAGAATTGAGTCATTGAGTCCTTCGAATGTTTTAGCCCCATCACTTTTGTGAttgttccatttaaaataaagaaatggcagccactcACTTGTTATTGCCCACCACGCGGACAGTACAAGGAATCAGAATAGCAGGAAGCACTGCTTCCCTGAAGAAAACCTCACTTTTATCACCTCGACCTGGATACCATTAGGACGGTTCCTCTGTGCTGCCGACAGATTGATGAAGAAACTAGAAGTCTGAGAAGGGTCTGGGGTTTACCATTCACAGCAAAAAGTCAGGCTTTAAAATCAGAAGGACTAGAGTTCTTATTCTGTCTCCTTTGCTTCCGAGCTGATGACACAGAACATTCCTCCTTGTTGTGGCAGTCCAAGTGCTGGTTGCAAAAGAATTTCCAGGTACAGAGTATTGCAGAAAAGAATGAGTTTATTatgaacaaagagcagagataatgtgGGCGCTGTGAGCACAGCGGGCCAACCTCCTGACAGACCAGGGAGAGTCGACGGAAGCTGTTAGAAAAGCAATCTACTGAGTGTGGAGTAGTGTGGTGCTTGTGAGTGTCCAGCATGGTGTACCAGGGCCAGGGCCAGAAGGTGCAGAAGGTGACGGTGCAGCCCATCAATCTCATCTTCAGATACTTGCAAAATAGATCGCGGATTCAGGTGTGGCTTTATGAGCAAGTGAATATGCAGATAGAAGGCTGTATCATTGGTTTTGATGAGTATATGAACCTCGTATTAGATGATGCAGAAGAGATTCATTCTAAAACAAAGTCAAGAAAACAACTGGGTCGGATCATGCTAAAAGGAGATAACATTACTCTGCTTCAAAGTGTCTCCAAC from the Cervus canadensis isolate Bull #8, Minnesota chromosome 12, ASM1932006v1, whole genome shotgun sequence genome contains:
- the LOC122451249 gene encoding small nuclear ribonucleoprotein E-like, which produces MVYQGQGQKVQKVTVQPINLIFRYLQNRSRIQVWLYEQVNMQIEGCIIGFDEYMNLVLDDAEEIHSKTKSRKQLGRIMLKGDNITLLQSVSN